A portion of the Adhaeribacter radiodurans genome contains these proteins:
- a CDS encoding alpha-ketoacid dehydrogenase subunit alpha/beta: MANITQPKSLELYLKILLQAYSRMLTARAMANTYEQNRQICRYVHSTSRGHEAIQLATAFQLSGHDYACLYYRDEAMLLGLGFTPYELMLQLLAKADDPFSGGRIYYGHPSVRREGLPIIPHQSSATGMQAIPATGMSHAIRFLEAQGIIPLERQSVVLCSLGDGAVTEGEVSEALQMAVLKQLPIIYLVQDNDWGISAKGSEMRAMDAYEFAQGFKGLERMRIDGSDFVHSFTGMKRAFNYARQERKPILVHAKCPLLGHHTSGVRKEWYRGESIELALKNDPIPKLQAQLVEAGETIAQLEEIEQEILQLVAEAFSRAVIAPEPDPTTIYQHDFAPTPIVQESGTRHPIGAAKVTMVDAALHAIEEILKDYPEALFYGQDVGKQLGGVFREAALLAAKYGDERVFNTPIQEAYIIGSTAGMAAVGAKPIVEIQFADYMWPGLNQLVEELSKSCYLTQGKFPVQCLIRVPIGAYGGGGPYHSGSIESALLTIRGIKVVYPSNAADMKGLMKAAFLDPNPVVFLEHKGLYWSKLPGTEEAKSYEPAADYIVPLGQPCQVVNADLDKKMQGESLVVITYGMGIYWAREAAKGFKGQIEIIDLRTLYPLNEAFLEEAIQRHGKALLLTEEPLLNSFIESLAGRLSQKCFRYLDAPILTLGSENVPAVPLNICLESKMLPNADKVAKAINHLLHY; the protein is encoded by the coding sequence ATGGCAAATATAACGCAACCCAAATCTTTGGAACTTTATCTGAAAATTCTGCTCCAAGCTTATTCCCGAATGCTAACGGCCCGCGCCATGGCCAATACGTACGAACAAAACCGGCAGATTTGCCGCTACGTGCACAGCACTTCCCGGGGACACGAAGCTATTCAGCTAGCTACGGCTTTTCAATTAAGTGGCCACGATTATGCTTGCTTGTATTACCGCGACGAAGCCATGCTGTTGGGCTTAGGCTTTACGCCGTATGAACTCATGCTCCAGTTACTAGCTAAAGCCGATGATCCTTTTTCTGGTGGACGTATTTACTATGGTCATCCATCGGTAAGGCGAGAAGGTTTGCCCATTATTCCGCACCAAAGTTCGGCTACAGGTATGCAGGCCATTCCGGCTACGGGCATGTCCCACGCCATTCGTTTTCTGGAAGCGCAAGGTATAATTCCGCTGGAGCGCCAAAGTGTGGTATTATGTTCGTTAGGAGATGGCGCCGTTACCGAAGGAGAAGTATCTGAAGCCCTGCAAATGGCCGTGCTTAAACAGTTGCCTATTATTTACCTGGTGCAGGATAACGACTGGGGAATATCGGCTAAAGGGTCGGAAATGCGGGCAATGGATGCCTATGAATTTGCCCAAGGCTTTAAAGGTTTAGAACGCATGCGCATTGATGGGTCTGACTTTGTTCATTCTTTTACCGGGATGAAACGGGCTTTTAATTATGCGCGGCAGGAAAGAAAACCAATTTTGGTACATGCCAAGTGTCCTTTACTGGGTCATCATACCTCGGGCGTACGTAAAGAATGGTACAGGGGCGAGAGTATCGAACTTGCTCTTAAAAACGATCCTATTCCTAAATTACAGGCCCAATTAGTAGAAGCTGGCGAAACAATAGCTCAATTAGAAGAAATAGAACAAGAAATATTGCAACTGGTAGCAGAAGCTTTTTCCCGGGCAGTAATAGCACCAGAACCGGACCCAACTACCATTTACCAGCATGATTTTGCACCAACTCCTATTGTTCAGGAATCGGGCACCCGGCATCCAATTGGAGCGGCAAAAGTGACCATGGTAGATGCGGCCTTACACGCCATTGAAGAAATTTTAAAAGATTACCCCGAAGCTTTATTTTACGGCCAGGATGTAGGTAAACAACTAGGCGGCGTTTTTCGCGAAGCTGCTCTGTTAGCCGCCAAGTACGGCGATGAACGGGTTTTTAATACCCCTATTCAGGAAGCCTACATAATTGGTTCTACGGCGGGTATGGCGGCAGTAGGAGCCAAGCCCATTGTTGAAATTCAGTTTGCCGATTATATGTGGCCGGGGTTAAATCAACTGGTAGAAGAGCTTTCTAAATCTTGTTATCTCACCCAAGGTAAATTTCCGGTACAATGCCTTATTCGGGTACCCATTGGCGCTTACGGTGGCGGCGGACCTTACCACTCGGGTAGCATTGAATCAGCATTACTCACCATCCGGGGTATAAAAGTAGTGTATCCATCAAACGCGGCGGATATGAAAGGTTTAATGAAAGCTGCTTTTTTAGATCCAAACCCGGTCGTTTTTTTGGAACACAAAGGATTATATTGGTCGAAGTTGCCGGGCACCGAAGAAGCTAAATCATATGAGCCAGCTGCCGATTATATAGTACCGTTAGGGCAACCCTGCCAGGTAGTAAACGCTGACCTCGATAAAAAAATGCAAGGAGAAAGTCTGGTAGTTATTACTTACGGAATGGGTATTTACTGGGCGCGGGAAGCAGCCAAAGGTTTTAAAGGTCAAATTGAAATTATAGATTTACGCACTTTGTATCCCTTAAACGAAGCATTTTTAGAAGAAGCCATTCAGCGGCATGGTAAAGCTTTACTGCTCACGGAAGAACCCTTGCTCAACTCTTTTATTGAATCTTTAGCTGGTCGATTATCGCAGAAATGCTTCCGGTATTTAGACGCGCCTATTTTAACTTTAGGGTCAGAAAATGTACCAGCAGTACCATTAAACATTTGCCTGGAAAGTAAAATGTTGCCAAATGCCGATAAAGTTGCTAAGGCCATTAATCACCTCCTGCATTATTAA
- a CDS encoding VWA domain-containing protein gives MGSFSISQQALAGDGQVVAAPANSFGIRGVMNFSINYRYIPAPADITRLRQAIDNASDILCDATDGQIVFGTVTITAGGTNEDRADVWILPQIGRSNSPLSGFNNLGSHINLFQNAVNINGAILAHELGHMAFGLGDEYAEQCRGEGPCGIGPAFDPGTIDARNNTLMQQSGIDQTEFTVAANHDLLRGDGTSCVTNTCGGTAMNCSTCPGFNGTTNRFESSSHTLRFGGLSEWQVLSNNFPALGLAIPALPVAAQPANCRAFLNVVETVNASDLVCLVMDRSGSMLEEDAGDTTRLEFAKAAARAFVDVSVGLGNNYQLGLVSFNDAATVDQPVQLLTSTYVPTIKNSINALNAGDNTAIGDGLLAGAFEMIGKSGANPTLFLLSDGQNNRGTNPQDVIRVLKDRHIRTFTIPVGNGADRPLLSDIASTTGGRMLDAPSGDELPPIYMELAAIHNGSSLVLPRNEFSLFGQIIIGAPKPTGKPQGALVESQNYSVNVETDALGLVVFLSNRNPDVKTWFPTFTITGPDGSLITPQDKPFIGFDTYYQILRVPRPAAGVWNIKVESATGWATYGHILAFVENPSPDLYADAVPRIATPEDTVTISAMASYLADLEEGVDYSGFVLRPDSSYAPLQFTKDPFTRKVTASFFDYNYRGIYQATIQAIVSDQAKVLPGEIIFPGPANPGINVKPFTRITTASFFLNTPSFPPSGSNDPDKDGIPTDVEDKFPDVDNDDIPCYLDEDSDNDDIPDSVEADKDLNQNGILDFVEPKDPSTCPGGQSSLKLGKISVQRPTCGNANGKIQVTVSGGAGPYTYKWSHLTDLDAASASKLPDGIYSVIITDAKGCSVSSVFNLLQDCSKNVVVQNNCPDKVVQGCKWNFRLKVDMRKSAAPHNLLGSFTGKLTWDPAQLEALGTAQLLNKYKGFVRLDKAAGTLSFNGANSTGMAGVVDILNSNFITKAKAGEKISLKAEFSVMAAAKTYANLTSKLLIQICEPTVSKGGGILGDVNTDDAVNSTDGLIVLSYDAGKSVPKGAKTRIDQGFGDVNLDKKTNSADGLIILDYELRGTSKFPVGTPFCPADAKADSRLAQTNNKGKVMITANGSVNKQDASWIEVPVIVNMTPTQEELGSFTTTIKWNTAALELLSFNGGQSQGFEDPIVNTDELKAGKLTIVNANPAGGKGAVHIFTLHFKKQSLLSEKDFTLDFSSLASAHNFSDLTANIQTQVSLTDEALDNDFEVAPNPFNHSTIVQYKVKTATQVDISVYNSVGEKVATLVKEKVKAGTHSYNWNTSTGNLMPGMYIIKMQAGKITQTRKVIYYK, from the coding sequence TTGGGTTCTTTTTCGATAAGTCAACAGGCACTTGCCGGAGACGGGCAAGTTGTAGCAGCTCCAGCTAATAGCTTTGGTATTCGCGGGGTAATGAACTTCTCCATTAACTATCGTTATATACCTGCTCCAGCGGATATAACACGGCTGCGACAAGCCATTGACAATGCGAGCGACATTCTCTGCGATGCCACAGATGGACAAATAGTTTTTGGTACGGTTACTATTACGGCCGGCGGAACTAATGAAGATCGCGCTGACGTATGGATTTTACCGCAAATCGGGCGTTCTAATTCTCCTTTAAGTGGATTTAACAACTTAGGGTCACACATTAATCTGTTTCAGAATGCAGTAAATATAAATGGGGCAATACTGGCACATGAACTCGGGCACATGGCTTTTGGCTTAGGAGACGAATACGCGGAACAATGCCGGGGGGAAGGCCCTTGTGGCATTGGTCCGGCTTTTGACCCAGGTACCATTGATGCACGAAACAATACTTTAATGCAACAAAGCGGTATTGACCAAACAGAATTCACAGTTGCCGCCAACCATGATCTTCTTCGGGGCGATGGTACCAGTTGCGTTACTAATACTTGCGGCGGTACGGCAATGAATTGTAGTACGTGTCCAGGTTTTAATGGTACTACCAATCGTTTTGAGTCTTCTAGTCATACACTCAGATTTGGGGGGCTATCGGAATGGCAGGTACTGTCTAACAATTTTCCAGCCCTGGGGCTCGCAATTCCAGCTCTGCCCGTAGCAGCTCAACCGGCTAACTGCAGGGCATTTCTCAACGTTGTAGAAACGGTAAATGCCAGTGACTTGGTTTGTCTGGTTATGGATCGCTCCGGCAGTATGCTGGAAGAAGATGCAGGAGATACTACCCGGCTAGAATTTGCCAAAGCCGCGGCTCGGGCCTTTGTGGATGTATCAGTGGGTTTAGGAAACAATTATCAATTAGGTTTAGTATCGTTTAATGATGCCGCCACCGTTGATCAACCCGTTCAATTACTTACCTCTACTTATGTACCCACTATAAAAAACTCAATAAATGCATTAAATGCCGGTGATAATACGGCCATTGGTGATGGCCTTTTAGCTGGCGCTTTTGAAATGATTGGTAAAAGCGGTGCCAATCCTACCCTTTTTCTGCTTTCTGATGGGCAAAACAACCGGGGGACCAACCCCCAAGATGTTATTCGAGTGTTAAAAGATAGACATATCCGCACTTTTACGATACCCGTCGGAAACGGTGCTGACCGGCCGTTGTTATCCGATATTGCCTCAACTACCGGCGGAAGAATGTTAGATGCGCCTTCTGGAGATGAACTCCCCCCTATTTACATGGAATTAGCGGCTATTCACAATGGCAGTAGTTTAGTATTACCGCGCAATGAATTTTCTTTATTCGGGCAAATCATCATTGGTGCTCCCAAACCAACCGGAAAACCCCAGGGTGCTTTAGTAGAATCTCAGAATTATTCGGTAAACGTGGAAACGGATGCGTTAGGATTGGTCGTTTTTCTATCCAACCGTAATCCCGATGTCAAAACCTGGTTTCCTACTTTCACTATTACCGGTCCGGATGGCAGCCTAATCACTCCGCAGGATAAACCTTTCATAGGGTTTGATACTTATTATCAAATTCTTCGCGTACCTAGACCCGCTGCCGGCGTCTGGAATATTAAAGTGGAATCTGCTACTGGGTGGGCTACCTACGGGCATATTTTAGCTTTTGTCGAGAACCCTTCTCCGGACCTCTACGCGGATGCTGTTCCTAGAATAGCTACTCCCGAGGACACCGTTACCATATCGGCCATGGCTTCATACCTAGCTGATTTAGAGGAAGGAGTTGATTATAGTGGTTTTGTTCTCCGGCCAGACAGTTCCTATGCGCCTTTACAATTTACGAAGGATCCATTTACCCGAAAAGTAACTGCTTCTTTTTTCGATTATAATTACCGGGGAATCTATCAGGCTACCATCCAGGCCATTGTTTCTGATCAAGCCAAAGTACTTCCGGGTGAAATTATTTTTCCGGGTCCTGCTAATCCGGGAATTAATGTAAAACCATTTACCCGCATCACTACGGCTTCGTTTTTCCTGAACACTCCTTCTTTCCCGCCCAGTGGCTCTAATGATCCGGACAAAGATGGCATTCCCACCGATGTAGAAGATAAATTCCCCGATGTAGATAATGATGACATCCCTTGTTACCTGGACGAAGACTCCGATAACGACGATATCCCTGATTCGGTGGAAGCGGATAAAGATCTCAACCAAAATGGCATACTCGACTTTGTCGAACCCAAAGATCCTTCTACTTGTCCCGGGGGCCAGTCTAGTCTTAAACTAGGCAAGATCTCGGTTCAGCGGCCTACTTGCGGCAACGCCAACGGTAAAATACAAGTTACCGTTTCCGGCGGCGCGGGCCCTTATACCTACAAGTGGAGCCACCTGACTGATTTAGATGCTGCCTCAGCCAGTAAGCTGCCCGATGGTATTTACAGCGTTATTATTACCGATGCTAAAGGCTGCAGTGTATCTTCTGTTTTTAATTTGCTTCAGGACTGCTCTAAAAATGTGGTGGTGCAAAACAACTGCCCGGATAAAGTGGTGCAAGGTTGTAAATGGAATTTCCGCTTGAAAGTAGATATGCGCAAATCGGCCGCTCCACATAATCTGTTGGGTAGCTTCACCGGTAAACTCACCTGGGATCCGGCTCAGTTAGAAGCTCTCGGAACAGCTCAATTACTAAATAAGTACAAAGGTTTTGTTCGGTTAGATAAAGCCGCTGGTACTTTAAGCTTTAATGGCGCTAATTCTACCGGAATGGCCGGGGTGGTAGACATTCTGAATTCCAACTTTATTACCAAAGCCAAAGCCGGCGAAAAAATCAGCCTGAAAGCAGAATTCTCCGTTATGGCGGCTGCTAAAACCTACGCCAACTTGACTTCTAAATTACTAATCCAGATTTGTGAGCCAACGGTGAGTAAAGGAGGCGGTATATTAGGCGATGTAAATACAGATGACGCCGTTAATTCGACGGATGGTTTAATTGTTCTGTCTTATGATGCCGGCAAATCCGTGCCGAAAGGGGCAAAAACCCGGATCGATCAAGGCTTTGGGGATGTGAACTTAGACAAGAAAACCAATTCTGCCGATGGTTTAATAATTCTGGATTATGAACTCCGGGGTACCAGTAAATTCCCGGTAGGTACACCTTTCTGTCCGGCTGATGCCAAGGCAGATTCCCGCCTGGCCCAAACCAACAATAAAGGTAAAGTTATGATTACGGCTAATGGATCGGTGAATAAGCAAGATGCCTCCTGGATTGAAGTACCCGTAATAGTAAACATGACTCCTACCCAGGAAGAATTAGGCAGTTTCACCACGACTATTAAGTGGAATACGGCCGCGCTGGAACTCTTAAGCTTTAACGGGGGACAATCGCAAGGTTTTGAAGATCCTATTGTGAATACCGATGAACTCAAAGCAGGAAAATTAACTATCGTAAATGCTAATCCGGCGGGGGGTAAAGGCGCGGTTCACATATTTACTTTACACTTCAAAAAACAAAGTTTACTAAGCGAAAAAGATTTCACTTTGGATTTCTCTAGTTTAGCGAGCGCGCATAACTTCAGTGATTTAACCGCAAATATCCAAACCCAGGTTAGTTTAACCGATGAAGCATTGGATAATGATTTTGAAGTGGCCCCTAATCCATTTAATCATTCTACCATTGTTCAATATAAAGTTAAAACAGCCACTCAGGTGGATATAAGTGTGTACAATTCGGTGGGAGAAAAAGTAGCTACTTTAGTGAAAGAAAAAGTAAAAGCGGGCACCCATTCCTATAATTGGAACACTAGCACTGGTAACTTAATGCCGGGTATGTATATTATCAAAATGCAGGCCGGTAAGATTACGCAAACCCGGAAGGTAATCTATTACAAATAA
- the hemF gene encoding oxygen-dependent coproporphyrinogen oxidase: MKKEIEAWFRDFQDRLCKSLEECDGKVTFQEDNWQHESGGGGRSRVIQNGAIFEKGGVNFSAVSGDMPTAAATKLLMPDTRYFATGVSVVLHPENPLIPITHMNVRYLEAGNGEAWFGGGIDLTPIYLDLQQARYFHEQLKTVCDRHHPNYYSRFKQWADDYFYLPHRHETRGIGGIFFDRLTPLEEDLTLEQLFSFVQEVADIFAPTYTTIVNQNRNLAYTEQQKEWQLLRRGRYVEFNLVHDRGTKFGLETGGRVESILMSLPTYASWKYNFKPEPGSAEEQTQQYLKKNVDWLHV, translated from the coding sequence ATGAAGAAAGAAATAGAAGCTTGGTTTCGTGATTTTCAGGATCGATTATGTAAAAGTTTGGAAGAATGTGATGGGAAGGTCACGTTTCAGGAAGATAATTGGCAACACGAAAGTGGCGGGGGCGGCCGCTCCCGGGTTATTCAGAATGGGGCTATTTTCGAAAAAGGGGGCGTTAATTTCTCCGCCGTTTCGGGAGATATGCCTACGGCTGCAGCAACTAAATTATTAATGCCTGATACCCGATATTTTGCCACCGGTGTTTCCGTTGTGCTGCATCCTGAAAATCCTCTAATTCCGATAACGCACATGAACGTACGTTACCTGGAAGCGGGCAACGGCGAAGCCTGGTTCGGGGGTGGAATAGACCTCACTCCTATTTATCTGGATTTACAGCAGGCGCGTTATTTTCACGAACAACTCAAAACCGTGTGCGATCGTCACCACCCTAATTATTACAGCCGGTTTAAACAATGGGCCGACGATTATTTTTATTTACCGCATCGGCACGAAACCCGCGGCATTGGTGGTATTTTCTTTGATCGGCTAACGCCTTTAGAAGAAGATTTAACTTTAGAACAACTCTTTTCTTTTGTGCAGGAAGTTGCCGATATTTTTGCCCCTACTTATACTACTATTGTTAACCAGAACCGAAATTTAGCTTACACCGAACAGCAAAAAGAATGGCAGTTACTTCGCCGTGGCCGTTACGTAGAATTTAACCTGGTACACGATCGGGGAACTAAATTTGGTTTGGAAACCGGTGGCCGGGTTGAATCCATCCTGATGAGTTTACCCACTTACGCTTCCTGGAAATACAACTTTAAACCCGAACCCGGTAGCGCCGAAGAACAAACCCAGCAATACTTAAAAAAGAACGTGGATTGGCTACACGTTTAA
- a CDS encoding VWA domain-containing protein, producing the protein MELFHTPINNGTRKILLERTIFYFKNLFSRTLLPSYLIRILILIISFYTYTQEAFAGDGRIAVAPTNSFGIRGVMDFSVNFRYIPAPADITRVRTAIENASDIICDATDGQIVFGTVTITAGGTNDDRADVWILPQGGRSGVSFFFNGSGFGNLGSHIDLYQGGIDGGVLAHELGHLAFGLGDEYDEQCRFGGPCGIGQAFDPGTIDARNNTLMQQSGIDQTEFTVAANHDLLRGDGTNCVTNNCGGTAMDCSTCQGFNGNTNRFESSQHTLIHGGNSEWQIIANNYPALGIVIPALPVAARPVNCRAFLNIVNTVNASDLVCLVIDRSGSMTANDAGGATRMEFAKAAARAFVDVSLGLGNNYQLGLVSFSDAATVHQPVQLLTTAYAATLKSSIDGISAGGNTAIGDGLLAGAFEMVGKKGANPTLFLLSDGQNNRGTNPESVIPVLRSRGIRTFTIPVGNGADRPLLSNIAGTTGGRMLDAPTADELPPIYMELAAIHSGNSLVLPRKEFSLFGQIIIGAPKGADTPKGALVEFENYPINVEADAQGLVVFISNRNPDIQNWFPTFTITGPDGSVITPQNQPFIGTDTYYQIIRIPKPAPGSWNIKLESASGRATFGHVLAFVENPSPDLHVDAFPKVASESDTITLSAMASYVAEIDEGVEYSGFIMRPDSSTAPLHFTRDPYTRKVSASFADYNGRGIYQATIQAVVSGGAKLFQGERIFAGKADPGINVPYFTRTATASFFLNTPSFPPSGSNDPDKDGIPTDVEDKFPDVDNDDIPCYLDEDSDNDDIPDSVEADKDLNQNGILDFVEPKDPSTCPGGQSSLKLGKISVQRPTCGNANGKIQVTVSGGAGPYTYKWSHLTDLDAASASKLPDGIYSVIITDAKGCSVSSVFNLLQDCSKNVVVQNNCPDKVVQGCKWNFRLKVDMRKSAAPHNLLGSFTGKLTWDPAQLEALGTAQLLNKYKGFVRLDKAAGTLSFNGANSTGMAGVVDILNSNFITKAKAGEKISLKAEFSVMAAAKTYANLTSKLLIQICEPTVSKGGGILGDVNTDDAVNSTDGLIVLSYDAGKSVPKGAKTRIDQGFGDVNLDKKTNSADGLIILDYELRGTSKFPVGTPFCPADAKADSRLAQTNNKGKVMITANGSVNKQDASWIEVPVIVNMTPTQEELGSFTTTIKWNTAALELLSFNGGQSQGFEDPIVNTDELKAGKLTIVNANPAGGKGAVHIFTLHFKKQSLLSEKDFTLDFSSLASAHNFSDLTANIQTQVSLTDEALDNDFEVAPNPFNHSTIVQYKVKTATQVDISVYNSVGEKVATLVKEKVKAGTHSYNWNTSTGNLMPGMYIIKMQAGKITQTRKVIYYK; encoded by the coding sequence ATGGAATTATTTCATACTCCAATAAATAATGGTACTCGGAAAATACTTTTAGAAAGAACCATATTCTATTTTAAAAACTTATTTTCCCGCACTCTTCTACCTTCTTACTTAATTAGAATTCTTATTCTGATTATAAGCTTTTATACCTATACCCAAGAAGCATTCGCGGGTGATGGGCGAATAGCAGTTGCTCCAACTAATAGTTTTGGTATTAGGGGGGTGATGGATTTCTCTGTAAATTTTCGTTACATACCCGCTCCGGCGGATATTACCCGGGTTAGAACGGCCATCGAAAATGCCAGTGATATTATTTGCGATGCCACTGATGGGCAAATAGTTTTTGGTACGGTTACCATTACGGCTGGTGGAACCAACGATGACCGCGCCGATGTATGGATTTTACCCCAAGGTGGACGTTCGGGGGTAAGCTTCTTTTTTAATGGGAGCGGTTTTGGTAATCTGGGTTCTCATATTGATTTGTACCAAGGAGGAATAGATGGAGGAGTTCTGGCCCATGAACTAGGCCATTTGGCTTTTGGATTGGGAGATGAATACGATGAACAATGCCGTTTTGGTGGCCCATGCGGTATAGGTCAGGCTTTCGATCCGGGTACAATAGATGCCCGGAATAATACTTTAATGCAGCAAAGCGGTATTGACCAAACAGAATTTACGGTAGCGGCAAATCATGATCTTCTTCGGGGCGATGGTACTAATTGCGTTACCAATAATTGTGGCGGTACTGCCATGGATTGCAGTACCTGTCAGGGATTCAATGGGAACACCAATCGTTTTGAATCTTCACAACATACGCTTATTCATGGCGGTAATTCAGAATGGCAGATTATTGCCAACAATTACCCTGCTTTGGGAATTGTAATTCCAGCTCTACCCGTAGCAGCTCGACCCGTTAATTGCCGGGCTTTTCTCAATATAGTAAATACGGTAAATGCCAGTGATCTGGTTTGTCTGGTAATAGATCGCTCCGGCAGCATGACGGCAAATGATGCCGGGGGAGCTACCCGCATGGAATTTGCCAAAGCTGCTGCCCGGGCCTTTGTTGATGTTTCACTTGGCTTAGGAAATAATTACCAGCTAGGTTTAGTTTCTTTTAGTGATGCCGCCACTGTTCATCAACCCGTTCAATTACTAACAACTGCTTATGCCGCCACGTTAAAAAGTTCTATTGATGGAATAAGTGCTGGTGGAAATACGGCTATTGGCGACGGATTGCTTGCCGGTGCTTTTGAGATGGTTGGAAAAAAAGGTGCTAATCCTACCCTATTCCTGCTTTCGGATGGGCAAAATAACCGGGGTACCAATCCTGAATCCGTAATTCCGGTTCTGCGCAGCCGGGGAATCCGCACCTTTACCATTCCGGTGGGCAATGGAGCAGACCGGCCGTTGCTATCTAATATTGCCGGTACTACCGGCGGAAGAATGTTAGACGCTCCCACGGCAGATGAACTCCCGCCTATTTACATGGAATTGGCGGCTATTCACAGCGGCAACAGTTTAGTATTACCCCGTAAGGAATTTTCTTTATTTGGTCAAATTATAATTGGTGCCCCTAAAGGAGCCGATACCCCGAAAGGTGCTTTAGTAGAATTCGAAAATTATCCAATAAACGTGGAAGCCGATGCGCAGGGATTAGTTGTTTTTATTTCCAACCGTAATCCGGATATTCAGAACTGGTTTCCTACTTTTACCATTACTGGTCCGGATGGTAGTGTTATCACCCCTCAAAATCAACCTTTTATCGGTACCGATACCTATTATCAAATCATCCGGATACCCAAACCAGCTCCCGGTTCCTGGAATATTAAATTAGAATCTGCCAGTGGTAGAGCCACCTTCGGGCATGTGTTAGCTTTTGTTGAAAATCCTTCCCCCGATTTACACGTAGATGCTTTCCCGAAAGTGGCTTCAGAATCCGATACTATTACTTTATCGGCCATGGCTTCTTACGTAGCTGAAATTGACGAAGGCGTAGAATACAGTGGTTTTATAATGAGGCCCGATAGTTCCACCGCTCCATTACACTTCACCCGGGACCCATATACCCGCAAAGTTTCGGCTTCCTTCGCCGATTATAATGGCCGGGGAATCTATCAGGCTACCATCCAGGCCGTTGTTTCGGGCGGGGCTAAATTATTCCAGGGCGAAAGAATTTTTGCTGGTAAAGCTGATCCGGGAATTAATGTACCTTATTTTACGCGGACAGCTACGGCTTCGTTTTTCCTGAACACTCCTTCTTTCCCGCCCAGTGGCTCTAATGATCCGGACAAAGATGGCATTCCCACCGATGTAGAAGATAAATTCCCCGATGTAGATAATGATGACATCCCTTGTTACCTGGACGAAGACTCCGATAACGACGATATCCCTGATTCGGTGGAAGCGGATAAAGATCTCAACCAAAATGGCATACTCGACTTTGTCGAACCCAAAGATCCTTCTACTTGTCCCGGGGGCCAGTCTAGTCTTAAACTAGGCAAGATCTCGGTTCAGCGGCCTACTTGCGGCAACGCCAACGGTAAAATACAAGTTACCGTTTCCGGCGGCGCGGGCCCTTATACCTACAAGTGGAGCCACCTGACTGATTTAGATGCTGCCTCAGCCAGTAAGCTGCCCGATGGTATTTACAGCGTTATTATTACCGATGCTAAAGGCTGCAGTGTATCTTCTGTTTTTAATTTGCTTCAGGACTGCTCTAAAAATGTGGTGGTGCAAAACAACTGCCCGGATAAAGTGGTGCAAGGTTGTAAATGGAATTTCCGCTTGAAAGTAGATATGCGCAAATCGGCCGCTCCACATAATCTGTTGGGTAGCTTCACCGGTAAACTCACCTGGGATCCGGCTCAGTTAGAAGCTCTCGGAACAGCTCAATTACTAAATAAGTACAAAGGTTTTGTTCGGTTAGATAAAGCCGCTGGTACTTTAAGCTTTAATGGCGCTAATTCTACCGGAATGGCCGGGGTGGTAGACATTCTGAATTCCAACTTTATTACCAAAGCCAAAGCCGGCGAAAAAATCAGCCTGAAAGCAGAATTCTCCGTTATGGCGGCTGCTAAAACCTACGCCAACTTGACTTCTAAATTACTAATCCAGATTTGTGAGCCAACGGTGAGTAAAGGAGGCGGTATATTAGGCGATGTAAATACAGATGACGCCGTTAATTCGACGGATGGTTTAATTGTTCTGTCTTATGATGCCGGCAAATCCGTGCCGAAAGGGGCAAAAACCCGGATCGATCAAGGCTTTGGGGATGTGAACTTAGACAAGAAAACCAATTCTGCCGATGGTTTAATAATTCTGGATTATGAACTCCGGGGTACCAGTAAATTCCCGGTAGGTACACCTTTCTGTCCGGCTGATGCCAAGGCAGATTCCCGCCTGGCCCAAACCAACAATAAAGGTAAAGTTATGATTACGGCTAATGGATCGGTGAATAAGCAAGATGCCTCCTGGATTGAAGTACCCGTAATAGTAAACATGACTCCTACCCAGGAAGAATTAGGCAGTTTCACCACGACTATTAAGTGGAATACGGCCGCGCTGGAACTCTTAAGCTTTAACGGGGGACAATCGCAAGGTTTTGAAGATCCTATTGTGAATACCGATGAACTCAAAGCAGGAAAATTAACTATCGTAAATGCTAATCCGGCGGGGGGTAAAGGCGCGGTTCACATATTTACTTTACACTTCAAAAAACAAAGTTTACTAAGCGAAAAAGATTTCACTTTGGATTTCTCTAGTTTAGCGAGCGCGCATAACTTCAGTGATTTAACCGCAAATATCCAAACCCAGGTTAGTTTAACCGATGAAGCATTGGATAATGATTTTGAAGTGGCCCCTAATCCATTTAATCATTCTACCATTGTTCAATATAAAGTTAAAACAGCCACTCAGGTGGATATAAGTGTGTACAATTCGGTGGGAGAAAAAGTAGCTACTTTAGTGAAAGAAAAAGTAAAAGCGGGCACCCATTCCTATAATTGGAACACTAGCACTGGTAACTTAATGCCGGGTATGTATATTATCAAAATGCAGGCCGGTAAGATTACGCAAACCCGGAAGGTAATCTATTACAAATAA